One part of the Rutidosis leptorrhynchoides isolate AG116_Rl617_1_P2 chromosome 1, CSIRO_AGI_Rlap_v1, whole genome shotgun sequence genome encodes these proteins:
- the LOC139891668 gene encoding uncharacterized protein produces the protein MESFMEEMKKTLEIQNKSIAALGKKIGQVAEKKATRESNTIPSYTLLDPNHESQGRGHEVNMVGTLRSGKTYVNKVKMPKKSEIKYGLGKSPILTDLSNDANEVPVDFGVDNLEDKLKIFNTGETDMEPNTIPFPKGLECPNQFSYGKKGPKTDDMWETFQQDLCVQKRKLNASLPKKVKLTEKVSAVISGSLPLKFKDPGTPLISVTVGNVNVKKALLDLGASINILTSSFVDRYELGTLK, from the exons atggagtcattcatggaagagATGAAGAAGACTTTGGAAATTCAAAATAAGTCAATTGCGGCATTGGGTaagaaaattggtcaagtggcggagaaaaaggcaacacgagaATCGAATACAATTCCGAGTTATACATTGCTTGACCCGAATCATGAATCACAAGGAAGAGGACATGAAGTGAACATGGTGGGCACTTTAAGGAGTGGAAAGACATATGTTAACAAGGTAAAAATGCCCAAGAAATCAGAAATCAAGTATGGTCTAGGTAAGTCTCCTATTTTAACTGATTTGAGCAATGATGCTAATGAGGTTCCTGTGGATTTTGGGGTTGATAATCTTGAAGATAAATTGAAAATTTTCAATACTGGGGAAACAGATATGGAGCCTAATACTATTCCATTCCCTAAAGGACTAGAGTGTCCGAACCAATTCTcttatgggaaaaagggaccaAAAACGGATGATATGTGGGAGACCTTTCAACAA GATTTGTGTGTTCAAAAACGGAAACTAAATGCATCATTGCCCAAAAAAgtaaaattaactgaaaaagtgagTGCGGTCATTTCTGGTTCACTTCCACTGAAGTTTAAGGACCCGGGGACACCATTAATTTCGGTTACGGTAGGTAATGTTAATGTCAAAAAGGCTTTAttggatttgggggctagtattaaCATACTTACATCAAGTTTTGTTGACCGGTACGAGTTGGGAACTTTAAAATGA